A genomic region of Micromonospora sp. NBRC 110009 contains the following coding sequences:
- a CDS encoding aldo/keto reductase family protein encodes MEFRHLGRSGLMVSEISYGNWITHGSQVEEEAATACVRAALETGITTFDTADVYAGTKAEEVLGRALKGERREGLEIFTKVYWPTGPGRNDRGLSRKHIMESINGSLRRLQTDYVDLYQAHRYDHSTPLEETMEAFADVVHSGKAHYIGVSEWTASQLREAHQLARELRIPLVSSQPQYSMLWRVIEAEVIPTSEELGVGQIVWSPMAQGVLSGKYLPGQPAPAGSRATDEKSGAGFIARFLTDEVLTRVQRLKPLAEQAGLTMPQLAIAWVLQNPNVSSAIVGASRPEQVYDNVKAAGVKLDADLLKAIDEIVEPITERDPAKTESPAQRP; translated from the coding sequence ATGGAATTCCGACACCTAGGCCGCTCGGGCCTGATGGTCAGTGAGATCTCGTACGGCAACTGGATCACTCACGGTTCGCAGGTCGAGGAGGAGGCGGCGACCGCGTGCGTGCGGGCCGCCCTGGAGACCGGCATCACCACCTTCGACACCGCCGACGTGTACGCCGGCACGAAGGCCGAGGAGGTGCTCGGCCGCGCGCTGAAGGGCGAGCGGCGGGAAGGGCTGGAGATCTTCACCAAGGTCTACTGGCCGACCGGCCCGGGCCGGAACGACCGGGGCCTGTCCCGCAAGCACATCATGGAGTCGATCAACGGCTCGCTGCGCCGGCTGCAGACCGACTACGTGGACCTCTACCAGGCCCATCGGTACGACCACAGCACCCCGCTGGAGGAGACGATGGAGGCGTTCGCCGACGTCGTGCACTCCGGCAAGGCGCACTACATCGGGGTCTCCGAGTGGACGGCGTCGCAGCTCCGGGAGGCCCACCAGCTCGCCCGCGAGCTGCGCATCCCGCTGGTCTCCAGCCAGCCGCAGTACTCGATGCTGTGGCGGGTCATCGAGGCCGAGGTGATCCCGACCAGCGAGGAGCTGGGCGTCGGCCAGATCGTCTGGTCGCCGATGGCCCAGGGCGTGCTCTCCGGCAAGTACCTGCCGGGCCAGCCGGCGCCGGCCGGGTCCCGGGCCACCGACGAGAAGTCGGGTGCCGGGTTCATCGCCCGGTTCCTGACCGACGAGGTGCTGACCCGGGTGCAGCGGCTCAAGCCCCTCGCGGAGCAGGCCGGGCTGACCATGCCGCAGCTCGCCATCGCCTGGGTGCTGCAGAACCCGAACGTCTCCTCGGCGATCGTCGGCGCGTCCCGCCCCGAGCAGGTGTACGACAACGTGAAGGCGGCGGGCGTGAAGCTCGACGCCGACCTGCTCAAGGCGATCGACGAGATCGTCGAGCCGATCACCGAGCGGGACCCGGCGAAGACCGAGTCCCCCGCCCAGCGCCCGTGA